DNA sequence from the Streptomyces sp. HUAS 15-9 genome:
CTCGCGGTCGACCAGGGAGGGCAGCAGGGCCGTGGACGCGTTGTCGAAGAGCGTCTGGAGGGTGGTCAGTGTGAAGGCGAGGGCGATCAGCAGGGGAACCGAGGCCTGCCCCAGACCCACGGCGAGGGCGAAACCGCCGACGAGCACGCCCCGCACCGTGTCCACGGCCCACATCGCCCGCCGCTGGTCGACCCGGTCCGCCACGGCCCCGCCGAGCAGTCCGAACAGCAGCCAGGGCACATAGCCGCAGGCGGTGACGGAGGCGATGATCAGGGGTGCGTCGGTGATCCGCACGGCGAGCAGGGGCAGCGCGGACGTCCGTAAGGCGTCCCCGAAGCGGGAGACCACGGCGGCGGTCCACAGCCGCCCGAATCCCCCGCGCCACGCGGGCGCGGTCCTGCCCGCCACGTCGACCGTCGTCACGTCTCCCCCTCACGGTTCACCCATGCACAACCGTAGGAGACGCCACTGACAATCGGTCGGCGGCCGGTGCTGCCGAAACGGCTCCGGCCCGGTACCCGTGGGCACCCGGCCGGTCACAACTTCTAGATCTCTCCGCGCAATTTGGCGAGCGCCTCCGCGAGGATCGCTTCACCGTCCGCGTCGCTGCGCCGCTCCCGTACATACGCGAGGTGCGTCTTGTACGGCTCGGTGCGCGGCGGGTCCGGCGGGTTGTCCCGGTCCTGACCGGCCGGGAAGCCACAGCGCGGGCAGTCCCAGGTCTCGGGAACCTGCGCGTCGCTGGCGAAGCTGGGCTGCGTCTCGTGCCCGTTGGAGCACCAGAAGGAGATGCGCAGACGCGGCGCGGACTCGCCGCGCTCGGCCTCGCCCATCGGCCCCGCCCCGACCCGGCTTCCTCGGATCGCGTTGCCACTTGCCACGGTGTAACTCCCTGCGTGATGGTGCCGCGAAGCGAGTCGGCGTTTCGCTTCGTTGCGAGCGCCTCAGTCTACGTAAGGCCCAACGCGCGTCCAGTGATTGGAGTTACAGGCCCCATACCTAGACGCAAGCCCCATGATAGGCCGCGCTCAGGAGCGCGTACCGAACATGGGGCCTTACGTACGGAATGTGCGTGCTTGTGAGAAGCTGATCAGCTGCTCGGCCGTGTTCAGCTGCTCGTCTTCAT
Encoded proteins:
- a CDS encoding RNA polymerase-binding protein RbpA, which produces MGEAERGESAPRLRISFWCSNGHETQPSFASDAQVPETWDCPRCGFPAGQDRDNPPDPPRTEPYKTHLAYVRERRSDADGEAILAEALAKLRGEI